A single window of Bombus pascuorum chromosome 1, iyBomPasc1.1, whole genome shotgun sequence DNA harbors:
- the LOC132910001 gene encoding uncharacterized protein LOC132910001, whose protein sequence is MEAREKSTEWALLFPLKAGLFAMKSSLSSKSVHREKERIAKKNQLLKSRIRRGSSLSDLDKLQCKPVLPDVIRSTEKCSESLPHSPALSRTNLQLGNLYVRDSIGDLMNMKRYGASTWSVRSESLIAKVVPLSTVTPRHSPPMEKSMEDLEDEMQDDFHVSDKPLTCAQRTQRLSKLIKKHRRIMVFSPRSLKRDLVS, encoded by the coding sequence atggAGGCTCGTGAAAAATCCACCGAATGGGCTCTACTATTCCCTCTGAAAGCAGGTTTGTTCGCGATGAAGTCCTCCTTGTCTTCAAAGAGCGTGCATCGCGAGAAAGAACGAATAGCCAAGAAGAATCAATTATTAAAGTCGAGAATTCGCCGTGGATCTTCTTTGTCGGACTTGGACAAGCTACAGTGTAAGCCAGTGCTACCAGACGTGATTAGATCGACGGAGAAATGCTCCGAGTCTCTTCCACATTCGCCAGCTTTGTCAAGAACGAACCTCCAACTGGGAAATTTGTACGTGAGAGATAGTATAGGCGATCTGATGAACATGAAAAGGTATGGCGCGTCCACGTGGAGCGTTAGAAGCGAAAGTTTGATCGCAAAAGTGGTGCCGTTGAGTACGGTGACTCCGAGACACAGTCCGCCGATGGAAAAGAGCATGGAGGACCTCGAGGACGAAATGCAGGACGACTTTCATGTATCCGACAAGCCTCTAACTTGTGCTCAAAGAACGCAGAGGCTCAGCAAACTCATCAAGAAACACAGACGCATCATGGTCTTCAGTCCTAGAAGCCTGAAGCGAGATCTCGTAAGTTAA